The genomic region AGCATCCGCGGCAGGCCGAACTCGCGTTCCTCGTTGTACCAGTTGGCGTCGTAGAACGGCGCCTTGCCGACCAGGAACTGCGGCATGTTGTCCAGCCAGAGCTGATGGAAGTGGTCCGAGCCGACCATCACCAGCACGTCCGGGTTGGCCCGGGTCAGGGTCTCCCGGAAGGTGAGGATCTTGCGGGTCCACTCGTCCGCGAACGGTGGCCGGTCCGCGCCGGTGGCGGTGCTGGCCTTGTAGTAGAAGGGGTGGTGGGTGGAGGCGATGACCGCGACGATGGAGGCCATTCCCGCTCCTCTCGCTGCTGAATCGGGGGATCAGGGTTCGTAGACGGCGTTGCGGTCGACGGTGCGGTAGATGTCCATGCCGAGCGGTCGGCGTCGCTCCTCGGCGAGGTGCCCGAGCAGCCCCGCGGCGCGGGCCAGCAGGGCGAAGCCGCGCAGCAGGTCGACCGGGAGGCCGAGGTCGGCGAGCGCGGCGCCGCAGACGCCGGCGCCGTTGAGCGGCAGGGTCCGGCCGAGCACCCGGGGGTGGACGCGCCCGATCGCCTCGAACAGCCGCAGGTGCGGCCCGCGCAGCCCCTCCTCCTCCGCGATGCGGATCAGGACCGGTGTACGCGGGTCCTGGTCCTTGTGCACGGGGTGCCCGAGCCCGGGGACGAGTCGGCGTTCCTGCTTGGCCCGGGTCACCGCGTCGAGCGCCACCGCGTCGTAGTCGGTCACCTCGCCCGCCCGCGCCAGCGTGTCGGCGAGGAAGCGTCCGCTGTCCTCGGTGACGCCGAGGAAGCGCGAGCCGCCGCCGAGGAGGCCGGCCGCGAGCGCGCCCTGCAGGGACTCGGGCGCGGACAGGTAGGTGAGCCGCGCCGCGATGGCCGTCGGGGTGAAGCCGTGGTCGGCGAGCGCCACCAGCACCGTCTCGAAGACCCGCACCTCGCCCGGGGTGGGGCGGCGGCCGGCGACCAGCCAGTACGCCAGCTCGCCGAAGCCCACCGAACCCATGAGGTCGGTGGCCAGATCCTTCCCGAGCAGGGAGATGGCGTTCGGGTCGGACGTGCCGATCCCGGTCGGGAAGCTCAGCTCTTCAGCCACGCGCGGATCTCCTCGCCGTGTTCGTCGATCCCGGGCGGCGGCAGCTCGTACCGCGCGGGGGTGTCGGAGAAGGTGATGGGGTTGCGGATCCCCGGCACGTCGCCGACGGTGACCACCGGCTCCAGGCCCAGCTCGTCGGCGAGGGCCACGCCGCCGTCGATGGTGTTGATCGGCGCGCACGGCACGCCGGCGGCGAGCAGCTCGCGGAACCACTCGTCCTTGGTCCGCTTGGCGAGCCGTTCGACGAGGAGGGGCCGCAACTGCTCGCGATTGGCGGTGCGGTCCTGGTTGCGGCCGAAGCGGGGGTCGTCCGGCAGGTCCGGCAGGTCGAGCACCTGGCAGAGCTTGCGGAACTGCCCGTCGTTGCCGGCGATCACGATCAGCTCGCCGTCCGCAGTCGGCAAGGGCTCGTACGGGAAGAGGCTGGGGTGCGCGTTGCCCATCCGGAACGGGACGGTGCCGCCGGCGACGTAGCCGCTGGAGTGGTTGACCAGGCCGGACAACGCGGAACTGAGCAGGTTGACCTCGACGTGCTGGCCCTGGCCGGTCTCGCCGCGGTGGTGCAGCGCGGCCAGGATGCCGATGCTCGCGTGCAGCCCGGCCATCACGTCGAAGACGGAGATGCCGGCCCGGTACGGCGAACCGTCCGGGTCGCCGGTGAGGCTCATCAGGCCGGAGATCGCCTGCACCATCAGGTCGTACCCGGGGAAGTTCGCCCCGGCGCTGGTGCCGAACCCGCTGATGCTCCCGTAGACGACCTTCGCGTTGCCGGCGGCGACCGTGTCGTAGTCGAGGCCGAACCGGGCGAGGGCCCCGGGCCGGAAGTTCTCGATCATCACGTCGGCGCGGCGGGCCAGCTCCCGCGCGGCCGCGAGGTCCTCGGGGTCCTTGAGATCGAGCGCGACGGACCGCTTGTTGCGGTTGATGCCAAGGTAGTACGTCGAGACGCCGTCGCGCGTCGGCGGCATCCACGTCCGGGTGTCGTCACCGCCGGGGCTCTCCACCTTGATCACCTGCGCGCCGAGATCGGCCAGGAGCATCGTCGCGTACGGCCCGGCGAGGATCCGGGAGAAGTCCGCGACGAGCAGGCCGGCCAGCGGGCCTGCGGAGTGCTGAACCATGTCACCGTCCGTTCTGCGGACATCTGTCCGCCGAATCAGCTTGCGACACGGGCCGGTCGCTGTCAACGGCCGCTTCCTCGACCGGGTGCGCGCTCTTGACACGACTGGTGACCGGGACCACACTGACGCCACTCGATCTGCCCGCACAGCGGACAGCGGTCCGGCAATTCGTATCCGGAAAGGATGGCTGGCGATGAGCGCACCCGACCGGCCGGTGCTCCTCCGCAACGGCCTGGTTCTCACCATGGACGACACGCACACGGTGCTCCCGGGCGCCGACGTGCTGGTCATCGGCGACCGGATCGCGGAGGTCGGCGTCGGCCTCACCGCGCCCGACGGCGCCCTGGAGATCGACGCCACCGGCGGCATCATCATGCCCGGCATGGTCGACACCCACCGGCACATGTGGCAGACCGCCATGCGGGGGTACGGCGCCGACTGGACCCTCACGCAGTACTTCGTCTGGTACTACCTCGAGTCCGGCAAGCTGTTCCGCCCCGAGGACGTGTACGCCGGCAACCTGCTCGCCGCGATCGAGGCGATCGACGCCGGCGTGACGACCACCGTCGACTGGTCACACGGCCTGCAGTCGATCGACCACGCCGACGCCGCGGTCGACGCCCTCGAGGCCGTGCCCGGCCGGTTCGTCCTCGCCTACGGCAACATCCAGCAGGGCCCGTGGGAGTGGGCGACCTCGCCGGAGTTCCGCGACTTCCACCGCCGGCGCATCGACGGGGGCCGGTTGGCCGGCTTCCAGATGGCCTTCGACGTCACCGGCGACCCCGCCTTCCCGGAGCGGGCTGCCTTCGAGACGGCCCGGGAACTCGGCGCCGCGGTGACCACCCATGCGGGCGTCTGGGGCGCCACCAACGACGACGGCATCCGGCTGATGCACGAAAACGGCTTCATGACCCCGTCCACCGTCTACGTGCACGCCGCGACCCTCACCCACGACTCCTACAACCGGATCGCGGCTACCGGCGGATCGGTCTCCGTGTCGACGGAGAGCGAGCAGAGCGCCGGGCAGGGCTACCCGCCCACCTGGCAGCTGCGGCACCACGACATCCCGGTCTCGCTGTCCATGGACACCAGCGTGTGGTGGAGCGGCGACCTCTTCTCCGCGATGCGGACCACCCTCGGCGCCGACCGCTCCCGCGAGCACCTGGAGGCGCACGCCAAGCAGGACACCATCACCCACTGCCACCTGCGCGCCGAACAGGTCGTCGAGTGGGCGACCCGGGGCGGGTCCCGCGCCCTCGGCCTGGACTCGTCGATCGGGGCGCTCACCCCCGGCCGGCAGGCCGACGTCGTCCTGATCAAGAACGACGCCTCGCCGGTGATGTTCCCGATCCTGCACCCGTACGGCCACGTCGTCTTCCAGGCCCAGCGCGCGGACGTGCACACCGTGCTGGTGGGCGGCCGGGTGGTCAAGCAGGACGGCCGGCTGGTCGGCGTCGACCTCGCCGCGGCCCGGGCGACGGTCGAGTCCACCATCTCCCACCTGCGGGAGACGCTCGGCGAGGAGGCCTGGCAGCGGGGCATGAACCCGGACGTCCCGGAGACGAAGATCCTGGAGAACCCCTACCAGTACACCGAGTGGGACGCCGGCTCCGCGCAGTGGAAGCATTAGGGCATGAGTGACAACGGAAGGGGCGCCGGGCCCGACTTCATCGAGGCCCTCGCCCGTGGCCTCGACGTCCTGCGCTCCTTCCGCCCGGCCTGCCCGTCGATGACCCTCAGCGAGATCGCCGCGGCCACCGGGCTGGCGCGGCCGACCGTCCGCCGTATCCTCATCACGCTCGAGTCGCTGGGCTACGTGCGTGCCGCCGGCCGCGGCTACGCCCTCACCCCGCGGGTCCTCGAACTCGGCATGACATACGTCAACGCGCTGAACATGTGGGAGGTCGCGCGCCCGCACATGGAGAAGCTGGTCGCGGAGACCAACGAGTCGACCTCGATGGCCCAGCTCGACGGCAGCGACATCGTCTACGTCGCGCGCGTCGCCGTGCCGAAGATCGTCACGCTCGCCGTGACCATCGGGACCCGCTTTCCGGCGCCCGCGACGTCGATGGGCAAGGTCCTCCTCGCGGCGCTGCCTCCCGCG from Micromonospora sp. WMMD812 harbors:
- a CDS encoding citryl-CoA lyase encodes the protein MAEELSFPTGIGTSDPNAISLLGKDLATDLMGSVGFGELAYWLVAGRRPTPGEVRVFETVLVALADHGFTPTAIAARLTYLSAPESLQGALAAGLLGGGSRFLGVTEDSGRFLADTLARAGEVTDYDAVALDAVTRAKQERRLVPGLGHPVHKDQDPRTPVLIRIAEEEGLRGPHLRLFEAIGRVHPRVLGRTLPLNGAGVCGAALADLGLPVDLLRGFALLARAAGLLGHLAEERRRPLGMDIYRTVDRNAVYEP
- a CDS encoding CoA transferase, with product MVQHSAGPLAGLLVADFSRILAGPYATMLLADLGAQVIKVESPGGDDTRTWMPPTRDGVSTYYLGINRNKRSVALDLKDPEDLAAARELARRADVMIENFRPGALARFGLDYDTVAAGNAKVVYGSISGFGTSAGANFPGYDLMVQAISGLMSLTGDPDGSPYRAGISVFDVMAGLHASIGILAALHHRGETGQGQHVEVNLLSSALSGLVNHSSGYVAGGTVPFRMGNAHPSLFPYEPLPTADGELIVIAGNDGQFRKLCQVLDLPDLPDDPRFGRNQDRTANREQLRPLLVERLAKRTKDEWFRELLAAGVPCAPINTIDGGVALADELGLEPVVTVGDVPGIRNPITFSDTPARYELPPPGIDEHGEEIRAWLKS
- a CDS encoding amidohydrolase family protein, with amino-acid sequence MSAPDRPVLLRNGLVLTMDDTHTVLPGADVLVIGDRIAEVGVGLTAPDGALEIDATGGIIMPGMVDTHRHMWQTAMRGYGADWTLTQYFVWYYLESGKLFRPEDVYAGNLLAAIEAIDAGVTTTVDWSHGLQSIDHADAAVDALEAVPGRFVLAYGNIQQGPWEWATSPEFRDFHRRRIDGGRLAGFQMAFDVTGDPAFPERAAFETARELGAAVTTHAGVWGATNDDGIRLMHENGFMTPSTVYVHAATLTHDSYNRIAATGGSVSVSTESEQSAGQGYPPTWQLRHHDIPVSLSMDTSVWWSGDLFSAMRTTLGADRSREHLEAHAKQDTITHCHLRAEQVVEWATRGGSRALGLDSSIGALTPGRQADVVLIKNDASPVMFPILHPYGHVVFQAQRADVHTVLVGGRVVKQDGRLVGVDLAAARATVESTISHLRETLGEEAWQRGMNPDVPETKILENPYQYTEWDAGSAQWKH
- a CDS encoding IclR family transcriptional regulator C-terminal domain-containing protein → MSDNGRGAGPDFIEALARGLDVLRSFRPACPSMTLSEIAAATGLARPTVRRILITLESLGYVRAAGRGYALTPRVLELGMTYVNALNMWEVARPHMEKLVAETNESTSMAQLDGSDIVYVARVAVPKIVTLAVTIGTRFPAPATSMGKVLLAALPPAELAAVLAEPSRSGITPRWQPAPAELEASLREVRAKGWALADQDLAPGIRSVATGVRDGDGRVVAAVNVTVHAAETSVATLLDEHLPKLLRTAADIGHDWALTASVPVLTT